In Pirellulales bacterium, the following proteins share a genomic window:
- the nadE gene encoding NAD(+) synthase: protein MKLIKVSAAVLNQTPLDWEGNKARILAALEAARSAGVSLVCLPELCITGYGCEDAFLSPGLQSMALRVLGEIVPQTRGMIVSIGLPLLYHHGLFDVACLAADGQILGFTAKRFLAGDGIHYEPRWFKPWPAGHRGQVSVLGRDYPLGDIHYNCGGLKIGFEICEDAWVANRPGSELALRGVDVIFNPSASHFAFGKAEIRHRFVLEGSRAFGVSYLYSNLLGNEAGRAIYDGGALIASGGKLLAAGPRFSFADFQLTNALIDVDATRMAQSRTGSFSPSVESEVDCVRAAFDFPTLVPEVEAATVAGWEKGPHVKEEEFACAISLGLFDYLRKSRSCGYVVSLSGGVDSATVACLAAMGVEFGVRELGLDGLLRKLPYLPRGREVRSAADLVRVLLACVYQSTCNSSQATRDAARGVAEAIGAEFLEWDVDDLVRQYTAIVSRAIGRQLDWQCDDLALQNIQARARAPGVWLLANLRGALLLSTSNRSEAAVGYATMDGDTSGGLSPIAGIDKAFLLRWLVWLEKHGPEGLRPVPALAAVNCQAPTAELRPLERCQTDEQDLMPYALLDEIERAAIRDKYTPLEVLLRVRTRFTQYTIEQLGLWVERFFRLWCRNQWKRERYAPSFHVDDENLDPKTWCRFPILSGGYERELTELRDYVKGEREA, encoded by the coding sequence ATGAAGCTCATCAAGGTCTCGGCGGCGGTGCTGAACCAGACGCCGCTCGATTGGGAAGGAAACAAGGCCCGCATCCTGGCCGCCCTCGAGGCCGCGCGGTCCGCGGGCGTCTCGCTCGTCTGCCTGCCGGAGCTGTGCATCACCGGCTATGGCTGCGAAGACGCCTTCCTGTCGCCGGGCTTGCAGAGCATGGCTTTGCGGGTGCTGGGCGAAATCGTGCCCCAAACGCGCGGCATGATCGTGTCGATCGGCCTGCCGCTGCTTTATCATCACGGACTGTTCGACGTGGCCTGCCTGGCGGCCGACGGACAGATTCTCGGTTTCACCGCCAAGCGCTTTCTGGCGGGCGACGGAATTCACTACGAGCCGCGATGGTTCAAGCCCTGGCCCGCCGGGCACCGCGGCCAGGTCTCCGTGCTCGGCCGCGACTATCCGCTGGGCGACATTCATTACAACTGCGGCGGACTGAAAATCGGCTTTGAGATTTGCGAAGATGCCTGGGTCGCCAATCGGCCCGGCAGCGAGCTGGCGCTGCGCGGCGTCGACGTCATCTTCAACCCCAGCGCCAGCCATTTCGCCTTCGGCAAGGCCGAAATCCGCCACCGCTTCGTGCTGGAAGGGTCACGGGCATTCGGCGTCAGCTACCTTTACTCAAACCTGCTGGGCAACGAAGCGGGCCGCGCGATCTACGACGGCGGCGCTCTCATCGCGTCCGGCGGAAAGCTGCTGGCGGCCGGACCGCGGTTCTCCTTCGCCGACTTTCAGTTGACCAACGCCCTGATCGACGTCGATGCCACGCGGATGGCCCAGTCTCGCACCGGCAGCTTTTCGCCCAGCGTCGAAAGCGAAGTCGACTGCGTCCGCGCCGCGTTCGACTTTCCCACGCTCGTGCCCGAAGTCGAAGCCGCGACGGTGGCGGGCTGGGAAAAAGGCCCCCACGTCAAAGAAGAGGAGTTCGCCTGTGCCATCAGTCTCGGATTGTTCGATTATTTGCGCAAGAGCCGCTCGTGCGGCTATGTGGTGTCATTGTCCGGCGGGGTCGATTCGGCCACCGTGGCATGCCTGGCGGCGATGGGCGTGGAGTTCGGCGTGCGAGAGCTGGGTCTCGACGGCCTTCTTCGCAAGCTGCCTTACTTGCCGCGCGGCCGCGAGGTCCGCTCGGCGGCCGATCTGGTCCGCGTGCTGCTGGCATGCGTCTATCAATCGACGTGCAACAGCTCGCAGGCCACGCGCGACGCCGCCCGCGGCGTGGCCGAAGCGATCGGCGCCGAGTTTTTGGAGTGGGACGTGGACGACCTGGTGCGGCAATACACAGCCATCGTCTCGCGTGCGATCGGGCGGCAGCTCGACTGGCAGTGCGACGATCTGGCGCTGCAAAACATCCAGGCCCGCGCGCGAGCACCGGGCGTGTGGCTGTTGGCCAATCTGCGCGGGGCGCTGTTGCTCTCGACCAGCAACCGCTCGGAAGCGGCCGTCGGTTATGCCACGATGGACGGCGACACCAGCGGCGGGCTAAGTCCGATTGCCGGCATCGACAAAGCCTTTCTGCTCCGCTGGCTGGTCTGGCTGGAGAAGCACGGCCCCGAGGGGCTGCGGCCGGTTCCGGCGTTGGCGGCCGTCAATTGCCAGGCGCCGACGGCCGAGCTGCGGCCGTTGGAACGCTGCCAGACCGACGAGCAGGACCTGATGCCTTACGCCTTGCTCGACGAGATCGAGCGGGCGGCGATCCGCGACAAGTACACGCCGCTGGAAGTTCTGTTGCGGGTGCGGACGCGGTTCACGCAATACACGATCGAGCAGCTTGGCTTGTGGGTCGAGCGTTTCTTTCGACTTTGGTGCCGCAACCAGTGGAAGCGCGAGCGTTACGCGCCGTCGTTCCATGTCGACGACGAGAACCTCGATCCAAAAACCTGGTGTCGTTTTCCGATTTTGTCCGGCGGCTACGAGCGCGAGCTGACCGAGCTGCGGGACTATGTCAAGGGCGAGCGGGAGGCGTAA
- a CDS encoding (2Fe-2S)-binding protein, translating into MQLDDEVCLCFHVTKRKVVNFLRVEKPRRPGQLSECFGAGTGCGWCRNYLRRLFEEAVQGGVTDEHDPTPEEYARQRSAYVHAGHGTPPPGATPVDETE; encoded by the coding sequence ATGCAACTCGACGACGAAGTCTGCCTCTGTTTTCACGTCACGAAGCGCAAGGTGGTGAACTTTTTGCGGGTCGAAAAACCGCGGCGGCCGGGCCAGTTGAGCGAGTGCTTCGGAGCGGGCACCGGCTGCGGCTGGTGCCGGAATTATCTCAGACGGCTGTTTGAGGAGGCGGTGCAAGGCGGCGTGACGGACGAGCACGATCCAACTCCGGAAGAATACGCCCGCCAGCGGTCGGCCTATGTCCATGCCGGACACGGCACCCCGCCGCCTGGTGCTACGCCCGTCGACGAAACAGAATAG
- a CDS encoding helix-turn-helix domain-containing protein, which produces MKIERTPEQKARIEAIRAQAQRDKPTLEQLVASGEYSDPVPLEDYVELLQTISALRKAREDAGLSLADVAERTGMDRGAISKLETGVHGNPTMTTLQRYAGAVGKQIVVKLIDLPSDPLPVLH; this is translated from the coding sequence ATGAAGATCGAACGCACTCCCGAGCAAAAAGCGCGGATCGAGGCGATTCGTGCGCAGGCACAGCGGGACAAGCCCACGTTGGAGCAGTTGGTGGCCAGCGGCGAATACAGCGACCCAGTGCCGTTGGAAGACTATGTGGAGTTGCTGCAAACAATTTCCGCACTGCGCAAGGCGCGTGAAGATGCTGGACTTAGCCTCGCGGACGTCGCTGAGCGAACAGGCATGGACCGCGGAGCGATCAGCAAGTTGGAAACCGGCGTGCATGGCAATCCGACGATGACAACGCTGCAACGCTATGCCGGCGCGGTCGGGAAACAAATCGTTGTCAAGCTCATCGACTTGCCGTCAGATCCCTTGCCCGTTCTGCATTAA